Proteins from a genomic interval of Ancylomarina subtilis:
- a CDS encoding PQQ-binding-like beta-propeller repeat protein gives MNTKFSNKTINLPLWRGVAIVSGIFAILICTMVIVNYIQINKVDPVNTEVINSLVERLNDNPGDNQLREQIREMDLLVRKAFFTNQWEVRTGAYLLLLSLIVMIIAMQIMRMGKKTLPSVDEAYSQNIISYQQNARKWVGLGGSALVLVTLILAFITHKDLGTRFTDAAKIAKAKTERANEVTPDDAVADKSKEVEKELAGSEVKSENKEIKKTVETPVEETAQAKPVEKVEEAKKTPDAKKYTGQYPSKEMMANFPSFRGPGGNGIAYHKNIPTEWDGASGKNIKWKVTIALHAYNSPVIWGDKLFLSGADANQREVYCYNTQSGKLVWTAKIGQIPGSPDQVPDVTPDTGYAASSLSTDGESVFAIFSNGDLIALDMNGKPVWSKNLGLPDNHYGHSSSLVVFEDKLIVQYDHKKGGKVMAFSTKTGDELWSTARKVKVSWASPVVVKNGDRAEVLLAADPCVASYDALTGEELWKLDCITGEVGPSVAYANGIVFALNEYASLVAIKTGDQPEILWEAYDYLSDVPSPVATDKYLFVVTSYGLVACYDALSGELYWEHEFDNGFYASPILVDGKIYLIDRVGSMHIFKADKEFVSIATSNIGEKTDSTPAFADGHIFIRAGKNLYCIGK, from the coding sequence ATGAATACTAAATTTTCAAATAAAACAATCAATCTTCCTCTTTGGCGAGGAGTCGCTATTGTATCCGGCATTTTTGCCATATTGATTTGTACCATGGTTATTGTCAACTATATTCAAATTAATAAGGTTGATCCGGTTAATACCGAAGTGATTAATTCTTTGGTGGAACGATTGAATGACAACCCTGGCGATAATCAATTGCGAGAGCAAATCAGAGAGATGGATTTATTGGTTCGTAAAGCTTTTTTCACCAACCAGTGGGAGGTGCGAACGGGAGCTTACCTGTTATTGCTTTCTCTTATTGTGATGATTATTGCCATGCAGATTATGAGAATGGGCAAAAAAACATTGCCTTCAGTTGATGAAGCGTATAGCCAAAATATAATCAGCTATCAGCAAAATGCCAGAAAATGGGTTGGTCTTGGAGGTTCAGCCTTAGTACTTGTGACTTTGATATTGGCTTTTATCACGCATAAAGATTTGGGAACACGATTTACCGATGCGGCGAAAATCGCAAAGGCAAAAACTGAACGTGCCAATGAAGTGACGCCGGATGACGCAGTGGCTGATAAATCCAAAGAAGTTGAGAAAGAGCTTGCTGGATCAGAAGTAAAATCTGAAAACAAAGAGATTAAAAAGACTGTTGAGACACCTGTTGAAGAGACAGCACAAGCAAAGCCTGTTGAAAAAGTAGAAGAAGCTAAAAAAACGCCTGATGCTAAAAAATATACAGGCCAATATCCGAGTAAAGAGATGATGGCAAACTTCCCTTCCTTCAGGGGACCAGGAGGAAATGGAATTGCTTATCACAAAAATATACCGACAGAGTGGGATGGAGCTAGCGGAAAGAATATCAAGTGGAAAGTGACGATAGCTTTACATGCATATAATTCACCCGTCATTTGGGGAGATAAGCTTTTTTTATCAGGAGCTGATGCGAACCAAAGAGAAGTGTATTGCTACAATACACAATCTGGGAAATTAGTCTGGACAGCCAAAATTGGCCAGATTCCAGGTTCACCTGATCAGGTACCTGATGTAACCCCTGATACCGGATATGCAGCATCAAGTTTAAGCACCGATGGGGAATCCGTTTTTGCTATTTTTTCTAATGGTGATCTGATTGCTCTTGATATGAATGGGAAACCCGTTTGGTCTAAGAATTTAGGATTACCTGATAATCATTATGGACATTCATCTTCTTTAGTTGTTTTTGAGGATAAGTTGATTGTTCAGTATGATCATAAAAAAGGAGGAAAAGTGATGGCTTTTTCGACTAAAACAGGTGATGAATTGTGGAGCACAGCCAGAAAAGTGAAAGTATCGTGGGCATCTCCGGTTGTCGTTAAAAATGGCGACCGAGCGGAGGTTTTGTTAGCTGCTGATCCTTGTGTGGCTTCCTATGATGCGTTGACTGGTGAAGAGTTGTGGAAGCTGGATTGTATAACTGGTGAAGTGGGCCCATCTGTGGCTTATGCCAATGGAATCGTCTTTGCTCTTAATGAATATGCCAGTTTGGTAGCTATCAAAACAGGTGATCAGCCGGAAATTCTTTGGGAGGCTTACGATTATTTATCGGATGTTCCAAGTCCTGTTGCCACGGACAAATATCTATTTGTAGTGACATCCTATGGTCTTGTGGCTTGTTACGATGCTTTATCAGGAGAACTTTATTGGGAGCATGAGTTTGATAATGGTTTTTATGCCTCGCCAATCTTGGTTGATGGTAAAATATATTTAATAGATAGAGTAGGAAGCATGCATATTTTTAAGGCTGATAAGGAATTTGTTTCCATTGCGACATCAAATATAGGTGAAAAGACAGATTCAACACCTGCCTTTGCAGATGGTCATATTTTTATCCGAGCAGGAAAGAACCTTTATTGTATTGGAAAGTAA
- a CDS encoding NAD(P)H-dependent oxidoreductase subunit E, producing the protein MNKITDIVDRIVEEKGKSPEKVISILQAIQAELNYLPEEALKRVCEITEITQAQISGISTFYSQFRHQPVGEHIVRVCVGTACHVKGAGQVYDAFRRELSLPDGKDTDTDKKFTLEEVACLGCCTLAPVVQIDDVTYGHVETGTVKDVLEDFLSKEGIQEEEKIRTLSEKGLPQGEIRIGLGSCCIASGSSGVKEALEESLDSSGINVDVKQVGCVGVCNQVPMMEIHKPGEEAVFYTKLKSEDVGDIIQKHFQSKGFLNRFKSRFYNYAENLTFSDMPQTSGRYRANEEKTPIAEFLKGQVNIATEFRGLIKPSDFDEYKSKEGFSALKKCLKELSPDQIIDEIEKSGLKGRGGAGFPSAIKWRLVQKAQADKKFIICNGDEGDPGAFMDRMLLESYPFRVIEGIIIGAYAVGATEGRLYIRAEYPLAVERIREGIKICREQGILGENILGSDFSFDMEIFEGAGAFVCGEETALIASIEGKRGIPQLRPPYPAEKGLWNQPTLINNTETFSLVPWILRNGSNKFSEIGTDKSKGTKVFALAGKINRGGLIEVPMGISIRQIVEEIGGGIAGGKKFKAVQIGGPSGGCIPASMADTTIDFDSLKEIGAMMGSGGLIVLDESDCMVDIAHYFLSFTQDESCGRCTFCRIGTRRMLEILEKIKTGKGKLEDLDLLEKLAINTKKGSICGLGQTAPNPVLSTLKYFRHEYEAHINGICPSGKCERLIKYEIKDECTGCTKCAQRCPVDAIKAKPYELHEVDNELCIKCDICRQICPVDAVVVR; encoded by the coding sequence ATGAATAAGATAACCGACATAGTAGATAGAATTGTTGAAGAGAAAGGGAAGTCACCTGAAAAAGTGATTTCCATTTTGCAGGCCATTCAAGCTGAGCTCAACTATTTGCCAGAAGAGGCTTTAAAACGTGTTTGCGAAATCACAGAGATTACTCAAGCTCAGATTTCCGGGATCTCAACCTTTTATTCTCAATTCCGTCATCAACCGGTAGGTGAACATATCGTTCGTGTTTGTGTGGGGACAGCTTGTCATGTTAAGGGTGCAGGTCAGGTTTACGATGCTTTTCGAAGAGAATTGAGTTTGCCTGATGGGAAAGATACAGATACGGATAAAAAATTCACGCTTGAAGAAGTCGCCTGTTTGGGCTGTTGTACGCTGGCTCCTGTGGTGCAGATAGACGATGTGACCTATGGGCATGTCGAAACCGGAACCGTTAAGGATGTGCTTGAAGATTTTCTTTCGAAGGAGGGAATTCAAGAAGAAGAGAAAATAAGAACGCTCTCAGAAAAAGGTTTGCCTCAAGGTGAAATCCGAATCGGATTGGGGTCTTGTTGTATTGCAAGTGGCAGTTCTGGAGTGAAAGAAGCTTTGGAGGAAAGCTTGGATAGCAGTGGTATCAATGTCGATGTGAAACAAGTCGGTTGTGTTGGTGTTTGCAATCAGGTACCGATGATGGAAATTCACAAACCTGGAGAGGAAGCTGTCTTTTATACAAAATTAAAATCTGAAGATGTTGGGGATATTATTCAAAAGCATTTTCAGTCCAAAGGATTTTTGAATCGATTCAAAAGTCGATTTTACAATTATGCTGAGAATTTAACTTTCAGCGACATGCCTCAAACTTCTGGCAGGTATCGAGCTAATGAAGAAAAAACGCCTATTGCTGAGTTTCTAAAAGGGCAAGTGAATATTGCAACAGAATTTAGAGGCCTGATCAAGCCATCTGATTTTGATGAATATAAAAGTAAGGAAGGCTTTTCGGCTCTGAAAAAATGTTTGAAAGAACTGTCCCCCGATCAAATTATTGATGAGATTGAAAAAAGCGGCTTAAAAGGACGGGGAGGAGCTGGTTTTCCGTCTGCTATAAAATGGCGCTTGGTACAGAAAGCTCAAGCCGATAAGAAATTCATCATTTGCAATGGCGATGAGGGAGACCCAGGTGCCTTTATGGATAGAATGCTCTTGGAATCTTACCCATTTAGAGTGATTGAAGGGATTATTATTGGTGCTTATGCTGTAGGTGCTACGGAAGGACGTTTATATATTAGAGCAGAGTATCCTTTGGCGGTAGAGCGGATTCGGGAAGGCATAAAAATCTGTAGAGAACAGGGTATACTTGGTGAAAACATATTAGGTTCTGATTTTTCTTTTGATATGGAAATTTTCGAAGGAGCAGGTGCTTTTGTATGTGGCGAAGAAACAGCCTTGATTGCTTCTATTGAAGGCAAGCGAGGTATTCCACAATTGCGTCCGCCCTATCCGGCTGAAAAAGGACTTTGGAATCAACCCACACTTATAAATAATACGGAGACCTTTTCTCTTGTTCCCTGGATACTAAGAAACGGATCGAATAAGTTCAGTGAGATTGGAACGGATAAAAGTAAAGGAACAAAAGTTTTTGCCTTGGCCGGTAAGATCAATCGAGGAGGACTGATAGAGGTTCCTATGGGGATATCGATTCGTCAGATTGTTGAAGAAATTGGGGGTGGTATAGCCGGTGGAAAGAAATTTAAAGCCGTGCAAATTGGAGGTCCTTCAGGGGGATGTATTCCTGCTTCAATGGCGGATACAACAATTGATTTCGACTCTTTGAAAGAAATTGGTGCCATGATGGGATCAGGAGGATTAATTGTTCTTGATGAATCGGATTGCATGGTGGATATTGCTCATTACTTTTTGTCTTTTACTCAGGATGAATCTTGTGGTCGATGCACTTTTTGTCGAATTGGAACGCGTCGGATGCTTGAAATTTTGGAGAAAATAAAAACAGGTAAGGGCAAACTCGAAGATCTGGATCTGCTTGAAAAATTGGCAATCAATACCAAGAAAGGGAGTATTTGTGGTTTGGGACAAACAGCGCCGAATCCCGTTTTATCGACCTTGAAATATTTTAGACACGAATATGAAGCCCATATTAATGGGATTTGTCCATCAGGAAAGTGTGAACGTTTGATTAAGTATGAAATAAAGGATGAATGCACAGGTTGTACCAAATGTGCACAGCGATGTCCGGTTGATGCTATAAAGGCCAAGCCTTATGAATTGCACGAAGTTGATAATGAACTTTGTATTAAATGTGACATTTGCAGGCAAATTTGTCCGGTTGATGCAGTCGTTGTACGATAA
- a CDS encoding 2Fe-2S iron-sulfur cluster-binding protein, with protein MVRIKIDNKDIEVSADTTVLKAAESLGIHIPSMCYLDGCSNHPTCMVCMVKDIKSGKMMPSCATKVVEGMELASEDEEVFGARKEAVELLLSDHVGDCEAPCRVACPAFMDIPKMNRFIADGKFDEAILIVKEEIALPHILGYICSAPCEKVCRRKDVDEAVSICVLKRTVAEESENTYLPELNAVSGKKVAVIGSGVAGLAASFHILKEGHACSLFERESVWGGSLQTEIADGKMPQEVLDSEIRILQQLGLEINLNTPLSLESFENIRKEYDAVILATGSISDEISNLNLDFKGEKEAFKTNLPDVFACGSLLRLQKMAVKALAQGKEAAHSVNLYLRGQEVETPKRKFNSRFGVLSQTEALEYLKESVEGERKDINSREDAIAEAKRCLHCDCRKMDNCKLRDCAEIYQADRRKFLLGDRESLKKHFNHESIVYEPEKCIKCGLCIEIAQKNNELTGVTFIGRGFDVEMAVPFNQNMNQALTKTAQKCAEACPTGALALK; from the coding sequence ATGGTAAGAATAAAAATTGACAATAAAGATATAGAGGTATCTGCAGATACAACGGTTTTAAAGGCTGCTGAATCTTTAGGGATCCACATTCCTTCCATGTGCTATTTAGATGGATGTTCAAATCATCCAACTTGTATGGTTTGCATGGTGAAGGATATTAAATCGGGAAAGATGATGCCATCCTGCGCAACGAAAGTTGTTGAGGGCATGGAGTTGGCTAGTGAGGACGAAGAAGTGTTTGGTGCCAGGAAAGAGGCCGTAGAACTTCTTTTGAGCGATCATGTTGGCGATTGTGAAGCACCATGTCGGGTGGCTTGTCCTGCTTTTATGGATATTCCAAAAATGAACCGTTTTATTGCTGATGGGAAATTCGATGAGGCCATTCTGATTGTGAAAGAAGAAATCGCCTTGCCACATATATTGGGTTATATCTGCTCAGCGCCTTGCGAGAAAGTTTGTCGTAGAAAGGATGTGGATGAAGCTGTTTCAATTTGTGTTTTGAAGCGAACCGTTGCCGAAGAATCAGAAAATACTTACTTACCTGAATTGAACGCAGTAAGTGGAAAAAAAGTTGCAGTGATTGGTTCAGGAGTTGCTGGTTTGGCAGCGAGCTTTCATATTCTAAAAGAAGGCCATGCTTGCAGTCTTTTTGAAAGAGAGTCTGTTTGGGGAGGAAGCTTACAAACTGAAATAGCTGATGGAAAAATGCCTCAGGAGGTCTTGGATTCAGAAATTAGGATTCTTCAGCAATTGGGTCTAGAGATAAATTTAAACACACCATTATCATTAGAGAGCTTTGAGAATATTCGAAAGGAATATGATGCTGTGATTTTAGCAACCGGTTCGATTTCCGATGAAATAAGTAACTTGAATCTCGATTTTAAGGGTGAAAAGGAAGCTTTTAAAACCAATTTACCTGATGTTTTTGCTTGTGGCAGTCTGCTCCGATTACAAAAGATGGCTGTGAAAGCTTTGGCTCAGGGAAAAGAGGCAGCGCATTCTGTTAACCTATACTTGAGGGGGCAAGAGGTTGAAACGCCTAAGAGAAAATTCAATTCTCGTTTTGGAGTCTTAAGTCAAACTGAAGCTTTGGAATATCTGAAAGAATCAGTAGAGGGAGAGAGAAAAGATATCAATAGTAGAGAAGACGCAATTGCTGAAGCAAAAAGATGTTTGCACTGTGATTGTCGAAAGATGGACAATTGTAAATTGAGAGATTGTGCAGAAATCTATCAGGCTGATCGAAGAAAGTTTTTATTGGGGGATCGAGAATCTCTTAAGAAGCATTTTAATCACGAGAGTATCGTTTACGAACCAGAGAAGTGTATTAAATGTGGCTTGTGCATTGAAATTGCTCAAAAGAATAATGAATTAACAGGTGTGACTTTTATTGGTCGAGGTTTCGATGTAGAAATGGCAGTCCCTTTTAATCAGAATATGAATCAGGCTTTAACTAAAACGGCTCAAAAATGTGCTGAAGCTTGCCCAACGGGTGCTTTGGCTTTGAAGTAA
- a CDS encoding PQQ-binding-like beta-propeller repeat protein, giving the protein MKQLIFVILICLSFGGSAQNQSNWLSFRGNSELTGCTNAEIPKAPKLLWTYKTGDAIKSSPIISNGTVYVGSNDGKLYAITSEGKLKWTFDAKTSVEAAPLYLDGNIYFGSLEGKFFCLNASSGEERWEYTTEGQISGSASWFYSSEEKKKRLLFGSYDYFLHCVDAKTGKGLWKYESNNYINGAPACNGKIAVFGGCDGFIHQVDVKTGLVKDTLNAGSYIASSTALDGQKAYFGNYDGLFYCADLKAGKVLWQKEGGMSFLGSPSVNKDKVIIGATNRVVYCYNKKTGDLIWQYKTKGKIEGSPVITKNSVLIASGDGRIYQLNLNTGAKIWSYEIGRAIVSTPAVIEDMIVVTAMDGRIYAFGKK; this is encoded by the coding sequence ATGAAACAATTAATATTTGTAATACTTATTTGTCTAAGTTTTGGAGGCTCAGCTCAAAACCAGTCTAACTGGTTGTCTTTTCGAGGCAACTCGGAATTAACAGGCTGTACCAATGCTGAGATTCCCAAGGCTCCAAAATTACTTTGGACTTATAAAACGGGAGATGCCATTAAATCATCCCCCATTATAAGTAATGGAACTGTTTATGTTGGATCAAATGATGGGAAGCTTTATGCTATTACGAGCGAAGGCAAGTTGAAATGGACATTCGATGCTAAAACTTCGGTTGAAGCAGCACCTTTATACTTGGATGGAAATATTTACTTTGGTTCATTAGAAGGCAAGTTCTTTTGTTTGAATGCCAGTTCTGGCGAGGAGAGATGGGAATACACAACTGAAGGACAAATTTCAGGATCGGCTTCATGGTTTTATTCCTCAGAAGAAAAGAAAAAGCGACTCCTTTTTGGTAGCTACGATTACTTCCTGCATTGCGTGGATGCCAAGACAGGTAAAGGGCTTTGGAAATATGAATCGAATAATTATATCAACGGTGCACCAGCTTGCAACGGAAAAATTGCGGTGTTTGGTGGTTGCGATGGTTTTATTCATCAAGTTGATGTGAAAACCGGATTGGTTAAAGATACTTTAAATGCGGGATCCTATATTGCTTCGTCGACAGCTCTGGACGGGCAAAAGGCTTATTTCGGTAATTACGATGGGCTATTTTATTGTGCTGATCTGAAGGCTGGAAAAGTGCTTTGGCAGAAAGAAGGGGGGATGTCCTTTTTGGGTTCGCCATCTGTCAACAAAGATAAGGTGATTATTGGTGCAACGAATAGAGTGGTATATTGCTACAATAAGAAAACAGGTGATCTCATTTGGCAATATAAAACGAAGGGGAAAATTGAGGGTTCACCAGTGATCACAAAAAACTCAGTTTTGATCGCTTCAGGTGATGGCCGAATTTATCAACTGAATTTGAATACTGGTGCCAAAATATGGTCTTATGAAATTGGACGAGCGATTGTATCAACTCCGGCTGTGATAGAAGATATGATTGTTGTAACGGCAATGGATGGCCGAATTTATGCTTTTGGAAAGAAATAA
- a CDS encoding ABC transporter ATP-binding protein: MLKLDKITKYYEATESTIRRMVLDELSLEISKGDRVAILGPSGSGKSTLLNVMSSLDLPNSGTVLFDHEEISSYDSNQLAQFRNQKIGFVFQAHHLLPQLSLLENVLLPYLPEKDKATKKEAETRALELLDFVGLSNHIHQRPGQMSGGECQRAAVVRALIHEPKLILADEPTGSLDKESADQLAKLFVRINEEQGVTMVVVTHSQDLAAHMKRICRIENGKIKE, encoded by the coding sequence ATGTTAAAACTCGATAAAATCACAAAATATTACGAAGCAACCGAATCGACTATCCGAAGAATGGTTCTGGATGAGCTTTCTCTTGAAATTTCTAAGGGAGATCGTGTTGCCATATTGGGACCATCGGGCTCGGGTAAAAGTACACTGCTTAATGTAATGAGTTCTCTTGATCTTCCCAATTCTGGTACAGTTCTATTTGATCATGAAGAAATTTCATCTTATGATTCAAATCAATTGGCTCAGTTTCGAAATCAGAAAATTGGATTTGTGTTTCAAGCTCATCATTTGTTGCCTCAGTTGAGTTTGCTGGAAAACGTTTTGTTACCCTACCTGCCCGAAAAGGATAAAGCCACGAAAAAAGAGGCTGAGACAAGAGCGTTGGAATTATTGGATTTTGTAGGTTTATCAAACCATATTCATCAACGTCCGGGGCAAATGTCAGGCGGAGAATGTCAGCGCGCAGCAGTTGTGAGAGCCTTAATTCATGAGCCTAAGTTGATTTTAGCTGATGAACCAACTGGCTCGCTGGATAAGGAGAGTGCTGATCAACTCGCAAAACTGTTTGTTCGGATTAACGAAGAGCAGGGAGTGACGATGGTTGTTGTGACGCATTCACAGGATTTGGCAGCACATATGAAACGTATTTGCCGTATTGAAAATGGTAAAATTAAGGAATAG
- a CDS encoding ABC transporter permease, producing the protein MNLYRYILRSLWFFRKQHLAVLLGTLISTAVLTGALIIGDSVKYSLHQLLNMRLGEIDFAMPTGDRFVRADLAKDISEDLGIKVESVLSVKGLAIESESQTRVNGVQVYGIDNAFSELSEEVLPELNEDEVAISENLAEKLGLVPGNEFLLRVEKANLVPVNAPFVSDEDQSLALRLSVKAILDDKQLGRFSLRSNQVAPYNIFMSRAFLAEEMELQGKVNLLLASSHAKAEITEANMNESLAKKWQLADAGLHLNELNEQSVFELSSDRIFIDEPIANEIQKMSLPKDALLTYFVNGLESKTERTPYSFVTAIENEDVFSDIRTDRIHISSWLAKDLKLKVGDSLKLDYFVIGPLRSLEEESRSFLVSGIFSENTKKLDQAMMPSFPGLSNAGSCNEWDAGIPIDFSQIRDKDEAYWKKYKGTPKAMIGMSSALNMWSNKYGQYTAFRFHKDELTLPVLEKQILKRLHPSMLNLTFISVRNQGENAANNMVDFGELFLSLSFFIIAAGILLTLLIYALNLENRNQETGILKGLGFSDRKILKIRFFESLPTIILGGILGSLMGIAYNQAIIWGLNSVWQDVVRTNMIQLDVQTQTLMTGAVIGMLIALLSVYWVSRKHLKKSVVGLIQNTNLSSNLKKKKSLSLLIAGLTFVISILIAAYAFASSDILNAELLMSSGGLLMIACFATFYYFLILKDEQNRMSVPSLVELAIKNAARNKGRSLSTIILLALGCFSVMITGANRKTFVDAEDSPQSGTGAYKYWIETSLPVLNDINTDEGKEKLGLTEDSLMNSADFVQFRSLAGDDASCLNLNQVQRPRVLGFKLGHFNQRSAFSFASLHERVDKNHPWLALNQDFGPDVIPAYADQTVIVWGLKKAVGDTLQYKDEFGKTIKLLLIGGLNNSIFQGNILISDQNFQAHYPSVSGSKLILVDGVNKQGIQMIEDQLQDYGPQVQKASQRLAAFYSVENTYLNMFMLLGALGVMIGTLGLGIVLLRNMLERKKELALLKALGFEQKDIFRLVMIENLFLLVVGLSSGALAAWVGMLPSLFSDAFSMPVAFVLQVTLAILFFALISIYIPAKLAMKQNLIESLKNE; encoded by the coding sequence ATGAATTTATATCGATACATATTAAGAAGTCTTTGGTTTTTCAGGAAACAGCACTTGGCTGTTTTGCTGGGCACCCTTATCAGTACAGCAGTTTTAACCGGGGCTCTAATTATTGGCGATTCCGTAAAATATAGTTTGCACCAATTGCTGAATATGCGATTGGGTGAAATTGATTTCGCCATGCCAACGGGTGATCGATTTGTTCGAGCCGACTTGGCAAAAGATATTTCCGAGGATTTGGGGATTAAAGTCGAGTCTGTTTTAAGTGTAAAAGGTTTGGCTATCGAGTCTGAATCACAAACACGGGTTAATGGCGTTCAGGTTTATGGTATCGACAATGCTTTTTCAGAATTATCAGAAGAGGTTTTGCCAGAACTGAATGAGGATGAAGTCGCAATTAGCGAAAATCTGGCAGAAAAGCTGGGTTTGGTTCCAGGGAATGAATTTTTACTGAGGGTTGAAAAGGCAAATTTGGTTCCGGTAAATGCACCTTTTGTTTCTGATGAGGATCAATCATTAGCCCTGCGCCTAAGTGTAAAAGCGATTCTTGATGACAAACAACTCGGACGTTTTAGTTTGAGAAGCAATCAGGTTGCACCCTATAATATTTTCATGTCGAGAGCATTTCTTGCTGAAGAAATGGAATTGCAGGGGAAAGTCAATTTGTTGCTGGCAAGTTCTCATGCTAAAGCAGAAATTACTGAGGCAAACATGAATGAAAGCCTGGCTAAGAAGTGGCAACTTGCCGATGCGGGTTTACATTTGAATGAACTGAACGAACAATCTGTTTTTGAATTGAGTTCCGATCGCATTTTTATTGATGAACCCATCGCCAACGAAATTCAGAAAATGTCTTTGCCCAAAGATGCTTTGCTTACTTATTTTGTAAATGGACTGGAATCGAAAACGGAAAGAACCCCCTATTCATTTGTAACGGCGATAGAGAATGAAGATGTGTTTTCTGATATTCGAACCGATCGAATTCATATCAGTTCGTGGTTGGCTAAAGATCTCAAACTGAAAGTTGGTGACAGTTTGAAGTTGGATTATTTTGTGATTGGTCCCCTGCGTTCTCTGGAGGAAGAGAGTCGGAGTTTTCTTGTTTCGGGCATATTTTCGGAGAATACAAAGAAGTTGGATCAGGCCATGATGCCTTCGTTCCCGGGGCTTTCGAATGCAGGAAGTTGCAACGAATGGGATGCGGGTATTCCTATCGATTTTAGTCAGATTCGCGATAAGGATGAGGCCTATTGGAAAAAATATAAAGGCACACCTAAGGCGATGATAGGCATGTCGAGTGCCTTAAACATGTGGAGTAATAAATATGGCCAATACACCGCTTTTCGCTTTCATAAGGATGAGTTGACTTTGCCTGTTTTGGAGAAACAAATCCTGAAGCGTTTGCATCCCTCAATGCTAAATTTGACCTTTATCTCCGTTCGAAACCAAGGTGAGAATGCGGCTAATAATATGGTCGATTTTGGAGAGCTGTTTTTAAGTCTGAGTTTCTTCATAATTGCTGCCGGTATTCTACTTACTTTATTGATTTACGCTTTAAATCTGGAAAATAGAAATCAGGAAACAGGTATTTTAAAGGGATTGGGGTTTAGTGATAGAAAAATATTAAAGATTCGTTTTTTTGAGTCTTTGCCTACAATAATTTTGGGTGGAATTTTAGGGAGTTTAATGGGAATAGCCTACAATCAAGCGATTATTTGGGGATTGAATTCTGTTTGGCAGGATGTGGTTCGCACCAACATGATTCAGTTAGATGTTCAAACTCAAACCTTAATGACTGGTGCTGTAATCGGAATGCTCATTGCCCTGTTATCTGTTTATTGGGTGAGTCGTAAGCATCTGAAAAAATCGGTAGTTGGGTTGATTCAAAATACAAATTTAAGCTCTAACTTAAAAAAGAAGAAAAGCCTGTCACTTCTGATTGCAGGATTGACTTTTGTGATTTCAATTTTAATTGCAGCTTATGCTTTTGCAAGTTCAGATATTCTTAATGCTGAATTATTGATGTCATCAGGTGGTTTGTTGATGATCGCTTGTTTTGCCACTTTTTACTATTTCCTGATTTTAAAAGATGAGCAAAATAGGATGTCTGTACCATCTTTAGTGGAATTGGCTATTAAGAATGCTGCCAGAAATAAAGGGCGAAGTCTGAGCACAATTATTTTATTGGCTTTAGGCTGTTTCTCGGTGATGATTACCGGAGCCAATCGTAAAACTTTTGTTGATGCCGAAGATTCCCCACAGTCTGGAACGGGAGCTTATAAATATTGGATAGAGACGAGTTTGCCTGTTTTGAATGATATCAATACCGATGAGGGAAAAGAGAAGCTTGGTTTGACAGAAGATTCCTTGATGAATTCAGCTGATTTTGTGCAATTCCGAAGTTTGGCGGGTGACGATGCATCTTGTTTAAATCTGAATCAGGTTCAACGTCCACGAGTACTGGGGTTTAAGCTTGGTCATTTTAATCAGCGATCTGCTTTCTCATTCGCATCATTACATGAAAGAGTAGATAAGAATCACCCTTGGTTAGCCTTAAATCAGGATTTTGGTCCCGATGTCATACCTGCCTATGCTGACCAAACTGTTATTGTTTGGGGACTTAAAAAAGCTGTGGGGGACACGCTTCAGTATAAGGATGAATTTGGAAAAACAATCAAGTTGCTTCTGATAGGTGGATTGAATAATTCCATCTTTCAAGGAAATATTCTGATTTCAGATCAAAACTTTCAAGCACATTACCCATCGGTAAGCGGATCGAAATTGATTCTGGTTGATGGAGTCAATAAACAGGGTATTCAGATGATTGAAGATCAATTACAGGATTATGGACCTCAGGTTCAAAAAGCCAGCCAACGTTTGGCAGCTTTTTATTCTGTAGAGAACACCTATTTGAATATGTTTATGTTGTTGGGTGCTCTTGGCGTGATGATTGGGACTCTTGGTTTGGGAATTGTTTTATTAAGAAACATGCTTGAGCGGAAAAAAGAGTTGGCTCTATTGAAAGCATTGGGATTTGAGCAAAAAGACATCTTTAGGCTGGTGATGATTGAGAACTTGTTTTTATTAGTTGTCGGTTTATCGAGTGGTGCTTTAGCGGCTTGGGTAGGCATGTTGCCTTCCTTGTTTTCCGATGCCTTTAGTATGCCGGTGGCTTTTGTTTTACAGGTAACACTCGCCATTCTGTTTTTTGCTTTGATATCGATTTATATCCCGGCAAAATTGGCTATGAAACAAAATCTGATCGAGAGTTTAAAAAATGAATAA